DNA sequence from the Tenacibaculum mesophilum genome:
CCTTCATCAGTTACCTTTAAACCATATAATTTACCACCTTCTAAATCTCCTCTATCACCTACATACATTCCTAATTGACCTGAAGGTACTTCATTATCTGAATGATCATCTCCAATAAATACAACAGTTTTATCTGCGTACGCATCTTTACCAATTGCCACTGCATTTTCTGTAGACCATTGTCCCATAGCTGTTAACATTTTTGGAGTACTTGCTGCTGAATCATTTTTTAAAGGATCTGTTGCAAAAACCCCTTTAGAAGCTCCTCCCCATTCTCCACCAGATAAATATAATGGACCAAAACCATGTTCTGCCTCTGTAATTAGTGAACCTGAACATTGTGCTGTACTAGCTGTAGCATCTGCATTTAAAATATATTCACCATGTACAGGCTTAAAAGTTTTATCTAATTTAATACGAGCAATTGAATAATCTGCCTCAATATTGTTTATTAAAGTATAAGTTCCATCTGAATTTCTCATTAACCCAGCTCCATCTGCCATAGAACCGTATACAAAGTTTGGTGTATCTTCTAACTTATCTTCAGAAGACAATAAAGGAAAAATGTTTACTCCAGAAAACTCTGATTCTAATTTTAAAAAGTTTGGAGTTTTTGAGTGTGCTTTTAATTCAATTGAATCTCCGTGACTAGGTGTACTATCAGAATCGCAAGATGTTAAAGCTATAGCTCCGCAAACGCCTAAGAACCCTAATTTAAGTAAGTTTTTCATTATTATGTTAATTTTTGTGTTATGTCCGCAAATCAACAACACTTACTTTAAGAAGCTCTTAGCTGTAGTTTAAATCTAGCTCACTAAAAGGTTACCAACTTTAACTAAACTTAAACAACTATTTTTATTCCCACCTCTAAACACTTGTTATTAAAACACAGCACTTAACTATTTATTAACTTACTTAACTCGTTTATCTTCTGACTATATAGCTTTTTTCTAATAAAAAAAGAGCGCCTTAAAAGACACTCTCAGTTTGAATATTTTACTTTGGTTAGAGTAAAAATCATTTTGTTTTTCTTTTTCTTCATAGAACTTTCCCTACGACGTGATATAATTCCCCATTTTATATCTTAACCTTATTGAAGGTCTAAATTTTAACCGAGACAAAAATAAGTCGTCTAATTTTCTTTTTGGTAAGTCAGTGACTTACTTTTAGTAAGTCACTGACTTACTTTTTCACCAAAATGAGGTAAAAAAGACCTCAAAAGCCAAAAATTTCGTTAAAACAGAAATTATTTAAAATTTTATATATTTGTTTTTTATGAAAAAAATGAATTTACATATAGCACAAGAGCTTGTAAGCTTAACATGTAGTTTTCGTGGGAATCCTGATGAAGGAATCTTTCGAAACCGGACGTTGTATGTTAATTATAATGAAAACTCAGATATGATTTGATTATAAAACTAATGATATATAAAGCGTCCAATTAATTTTGGGCGCTTTTTTTATATTTTTTTTGAAAAATGGAATTTTAATTTAAACATACTAAAAACTCTTAATTGAACTCTAAACTACTAACGTACAAAACGTTACAGAAACACTACTTATCTGGATATTATCCGGACAGTCCTTCTTTACCCTAACAACAACACAATCAACTGATTTACAATAACTTAAACCTAAAAAACACTTGTTTTATTGTAAAAATTTCGTATATTTGTACCATACTTATTAAGATACACTTAATTGGTATTATTAATAAATAAAAATTTAAAACGATGGTATTAACTAACACAAACAGAAGTATCAGCTTAGCTTATAGAAAAGGAGCAGATTACGGAACAAAAAAAGACAAGGATGTTTATTGTGGAGCAAAATATTTAATGAGGAGTTAGCAATTATTCTACACTTATATATAACAAAAAAGCGTCTTTTTAAAAAGACGCTTTTTTTATTAAAAAACACATTTTTAACAAGTTAAAACTTGTATAATTCGTTTTTTTTCATTATATTAAGAAGACAAAATAAATGCTATGAAAACATTAAAATTGCACATACTAAATGAAAAAGGACGTTTACTCATTCAACAAGAACGCTTACTAAAATCATCTTCATTATATATAATGTTGTCACTATTTTAGAATTAAAAATCAACTAGCGTTCATTTCAAAATTGCAAACGCTTCCTTTATGACAAAGTAGAATTCCCTGAAGTCTGTTGTACTCAATAGGCCTTAGTAGTAACGCATCTTCATGAATTGATGTTTCAATCAATTTAATTCTACCTACTAACCAAACACTTGGGTTAGATGACTATTGCCTCATTTTAAAATGATGTAATACACGCGAAAATTTATTTCGATGCTATACGAGCCGCACATGCGGCTAGGAAAACTATTGTCAAAATTTAAAAATTGAAATTATGAGAACTTTAAAATTTACACTACTAATAAGCATGTTATTTTTGTTAACTACAAGTTGTACAGACTTAACAGAAGATATTGTACCAAATGACACTGTTTACCAAACAGAATTAGTTACAAGTACTAATGTACCTACCGATGGTACTGGCGATGACGGTACTGGGGGAACTACCGACCTTGATACAGGTGGTGTTGGTGATGGTGACGGTGATGGTACCAAAGGAAATTAACCCTTATTATATTTATAAGCTTTTAACAATATTGTTAAAAGCTTTTTTTTAGTTTTGTCTAAAAACAATAATCTTGAACTATTTAAAGAAAAGCATTTTTTTATTTGTTTTTACCTTTTTAACAGACACTTTTTGTTTCCCTCTTCCATTACAAGAAATTAAACAAAATGACAGTATTAAGATATGGCTTAAGCAGGCCAAAAGCAAAAAATTAGATATAAAATCAAAAAAGAAATTATTACTAAAATCATATGATTGTATTATAAATAATAAAGAAAAACTTCCTTTAGAACTAAGCTCCATTGCCTACGAATTCTACAAATTAAAAGATACTACCTTTTTTTTCAAAATTAACAAAGAAGCATTACAGCTAGCTACACAAACAAAACATACTTATGCTATTGGTGATGCCCATTGGAATTATGCCACCTATTATATAAAATTAGAATTTTATGACAAGGGCTATTATCACCTTGACAAAGCTTTTCAAAACTTTATTGAGAAAGACTTTAAAGATGAAGCATCACAAATACTACAAGGGATGTCTCGAATTAAAGGGCGCTTCAGAGACTATACTGGAGCTGAAATTTTAAACATAAAAGCCATAAAACTTTTTAAAGAATTAAAAAATTATAAGCGCTTACATACATCTTATAACCATTTAGCACAATTACAATTCGATATTAAAGAATATGACAGAGCTTTATATTACTATGAGAAAGCCATTAAGAACTATCAAAAAAGTACTAAAAAAAAATATATCGCCATATATAATAATATTGGTAATGTCTACAAGGAAATAAAAAATTATAAGAAAGCCCTTTACTACTATAACATTGAATTAAAGAATCGTCTTACCCCTATTCAATACTCTATGGTTATAGACAACAGAGCTCACTGTAAACTTCTAATGAATGATATTAAAAATATTAAAGAAGATTTCTTTAAAAGTTTGTCCATAAGAGATAGCTTAAAAAACAAAGAAGGTATTGTTTCTTCAAAAATTCATATTTCAGATTATTATAAATACATCAAAGACACCACAAAAGCGCTACAATATGCTAAAGAAGCCAATTCGCTTGCCAAAGAATTAAAAAATGGGGGAGATTATTTAACTACTTTAAAACAACTAGCCAACTTAGACAAACAAAATTCTAAAAAACACTTAGATCGCTACATAGAGTTTAACGATAGTTTAATTAGCGCTGAAAGAAGAATACAAAACAAGTTTACCCGTATTGAGTTTGAAACAGATGAATATATTGAAGAAACCGAGCGTTTAAGTCAACAACGTATATGGATTATAGTAACTAGTTTTGCAGGTCTATTAGTTCTTAGTTTACTATATTTTTTACGTGTACAAAAGGTAAGAAATGAAAAATTAAAACTAGAAGCGGAACAACAAAAAGCCAATGAAGAAGTATATGTTTTAACACTACAACAACAGGCTAAGTTAGAAGAAGAACGTGTTAACGAACGTAACCGCATTTCGGCAGAACTTCATGATGGTGTTTTAGGAAAACTTTTCGGTACTCGGGTAAACCTTGGTTTTTTAGCTATGCAAATGAAACCTGAAACTCAAGAAAAACACCAAGCTTTTTTAGATGAGTTACAAGAGATAGAAAAGGAAATTAGAGATGTTTCTCACAGATTAAGCGATAATTTTGATAGCACTAATATTAACTTTACAACAATTTTAACACAACTTTTAAAAGATAGAAGTACTATTGGTAATTTTTCTTATAAGTTTAACTTTGATAAAACCATTCCATGGAACGAAATTAACGAGGTTACTAAAGCTAACGTATACCGCATCATTCAAGAGGCTTTACAAAACATTATTAAGCATGCTAAGGCAAAAAATGTTACCTTAGACGCTTCTTTTAAGAGAGAAGAGCTTATTATTTCGTTAAAAGACGACGGAATTGGTTTTAATGCCGAGAAAAAGAAAAAGGGAATTGGAATAAAAAATATTACAGCAAGGGTACAAAAATTAGGTGGTACTTTAGAGTTTATTTCTAAAGAAAACCAAGGAACTACACTTGTTATTATAACCCCTTTTAATACTAAAAATGGAAAGTAAAAAGTATAACGCTTTAATAATTGACGATCATCCTTTAATATCAGAAGCTTATAAAAGTGCTTTTGCCTATATCGAAAGTCAAAATGAAAATATTTCTTTTCATATTCAAATAGCAAATAACTGTGGTGCTGCCGATGAAATTATAGAAACGTATTCTTCTTCTAATCGATCTATTGAAATTATTTTTTTAGATATTAGTTTACCTCCTCTAGAAGAAAAAGGTATTTTATCTGGTGAGGATTTAGGTTTGATTATAAACGAAAAACTTCCTGAGTCTAAAATTATTATCTCCACTACTTTTAACGATAATTACCGAGTACATAGTATTTTAAAAAACGTAAACCCTGATGGGTTCTTAGTTAAAAATGACATTACCCCGGTAGAATTAGTTCATGCTATTGAAGAAGTACTTAACGACCCTCCTTACTACAGCAAAACGGTAATGAAAATGCTGAGAAATCAAGTGTCCAATGAGTATTTTTTAGATGATTTGGATAGAAAGATTTTGTATGAACTATCTATTGGTAATCGTGTAAATAAACTACCCAACATCCTACCCTTATCTTTAGCTGCAGTACAAAAAAGAAAACGACAAATGGCTAAAATATTTGAGGTTGATAATTCTGATGATCGCGATTTGATTTTAATAGCAAAAGAAAAAGGATTCTTATAAGAATCCCTTTTCACTATTTTATAATCTGTTATCAATTATATTCTGTACCACTTCAGGATTTAAGAGTGTAGAAACATCTCCTAAATTATCTAATTCATTATGTGCAATTTTTCGAAGAATACGACGCATAATTTTTCCTGAGCGTGTTTTAGGTACTCCTTCAGTAAACTGAATTTTATCCAACTTCGCTATCGGACCGATATGCTCCGTAATAATTTGATTTATCTCTTTACGTAAGTTATCTTGATTTCTTACCTCTCCGGTTTCTTTCAAAATCACATAACCATATAAAGCGTTTCCTTTTACTTCGTGCGGAAAACCAACTATAGCGCTTTCTGCTACTGCAGGATGCTCATTGATTGCATCTTCTATAGGTGCAGTTCCTAAGTTATGTCCTGAAACAATAATTACATCATCTACCCTACCTGTAATTCGGTAATAGCCTACCTCATCACGAAGAGCACCATCTCCTGTAAAATACATATCATCGAATGCAGAGAAATATGTTTCCTTATAACGCTGATGATTTCCCCATATAGTTCTTGCCATAGATGGCCAAGGGTATTTTATACACAATCTTCCATCAACCTGATTTCCTTTTACTTCTTTTCCGTTTTCATCCATCAATGCTATTTGAATTCCTGGTAAGGGCAACGTTGCGTAAGTTGGTTTTGTTGGAGTGATATAAGGTAAAGGAGAAATCATAATTCCACCAGTTTCAGTTTGCCACCAAGTATCTACAATTGGGCTTTTCTTTTTTCCAACATTATCATTATACCAGTGCCATGCTTCTTCGTTTATAGGTTCCCCTACCGTTCCTAACACTTTTACTGATGAAAGGTTATGGCTATCAACAAATTCTAAGTTCTCTTTTGCTAATGCTCTAATTGCTGTGGGCGCCGTATAAAATTGATTTATGTTGTGCTTCTCTACAATTTCCCAAAAACGACCGAAATCTGGATAACTAGGAACGCCTTCAAACATTACAGTTGTTGCTCCGTTTGCTAACGGACCATACACAATATAACTATGCCCTGTAATCCAACCAATATCTGCGGTACACCAATACACATCATTTTCTTTATAATTGAAAACATTTTTAAACGTATATGCTGTGTATACCATGTAACCAGCTGTGGTATGTAACATTCCTTTTGGACTTCCTGTTGAACCAGAAGTGTATAAAATGAATAATGGATCTTCAGCATCCATAATCTCTGGAACACAATCTTGATAAGCTTCTTCTAATAAAGGTGCTAACCACTTATCTCGTCCTTCTTTTAATTGAATATCTGAATTAATTCTTTTAGCAACTAATACATTTTCTATAGTAGGACAATCTTCTAATGCTTCATCTACAATACTCTTTAAATCAATAGTTTTTGTCCCTCTGTAGGAACCATCTGAAGTAATTACCATTTTTGCTTCGCAATCATTAACTCTCGTTGCTAATGCTGTTGATGAAAATCCTGCAAAAACAACTGAGTGTACTGCTCCGATTCGTGCGCAAGCTAAAACCGAAATAGCTAATTCTGGAATCATTGGTAAGTAAATACAAACTCTATCTCCTTTCTTTATCCCGTGGTCTTTTAAAACATTAGCAAACTTACAAACACGTTTGTGTAGTTCTTTATAAGAAATATGTTGAGCTTCTTCTTTTGGGTTGTTGGGCTCAAATAAAATAGCTGTTTTATCTCCTCTGATATGCAAATGACGGTCAATACAGTTTTCTGTAATATTTAGCTTTGCTCCTTCAAACCATTTGAACTCAGTTTTCTCAAAATTATAGTCCAAAACGGTATCCCATTTTTTCCTCCAAACAAAGTGTTCTTCTGCTATTTCTTCCCAAAATAATTCTGGATTTCTAACGGACTTTCTATATACTTGAAAATATTCTTCTAATGTTTTTACGTGGTAGTTACTCATTCTTATACTCCTTTTTATTTTAGCTTAAGCTACTAAAATAAATCATTTTTAATTGTTTATCAATTTATTAATTCTTCTTCTTAAAACATATACTAACTTTCATCTTCTTGTTGCAATAAACGTGAATGTATAATAAAACGAACTCCTAAAGGAATTTCTAATGAAAAACTTGCTCCTCTTCCTTCAGTTATATCAATGGTTAAGTGCGTGTGCTTCCAGTATTCATATTGATCTTTATTCATATAAAAAGGAACTTCATCTAACACACCTAACAGAATATCACTTTCATCTAAATACATTTCATCTTTAGGAAAAATCATTGGTGATGATCCATCACAACACCCTCCACTTTGATGAAAAATTAATTCGCCATGTTGCTTTTTTAGTTTTTTAACTATTTCTTTTGCTGCATCTGTTATTGCTACTCTTTGCATATTATATTTTTTTATAAAATACTGAGCTTTTTAAAGCTCAGTATTTTCAAACAACTAAAAGAACCCTAACTTGTTTTTATCATACGATATCAACATGTTCTTAGTTTGACGATAGTAATCCATCATCATTAAATGGTTTTCTCTACCAAATCCTGATTTTTTATACCCTCCAAATGGTGCGTGGGCTGGATAAGCATGATAACAATTTACCCAAACTCTTCCTGCTTTAATAGCTCTTGGAATTTGATATAACTGATGTGCATCTCGTGTCCACACTCCTGCTCCTAATCCGTACATGGTATCATTTGCTATTTCTAGCGCTTCTGCTTCATCTTTAAACTTTGTCACACACACAACAGGCCCAAAAATTTCCTCTTGAAATACGCGCATCTTATTGTGTCCTTCTAAAATAGTTGGTTTAATATAAAATCCATTTGCTAACTCTCCTTCTAGTGTATTAACTTCTCCTCCACATAGCACTTTCGCTCCTTCTTCTTTTCCTATTTTAATATACGCTTGAATTTTTTCATATTGATCATTTGATGCTTGTGCTCCTACCATTGTGTTTACATCATACGGACTTTTTTGTACAATTGCTTCTGTTCTTGCCACCACTCGCTCCATAAACTTATCATAGATGTCTTCTTGTACTAAAATACGTGAAGGACAGGTACAAACTTCTCCTTGATTAAAAGCAAATAACACCGCTCCTTCAATTGCTTTATCTAAAAAAGCATCATCTTCATCCATTACACTATTAAAGAAGATATTTGGAGACTTACCTCCTAACTCCATCGTAACTGGATTTAAGTTTTTAGAAGCATACTGCATTATTAACTGTCCTGTAGTAGTTTCTCCTGTAAATGCTACTTTATCTATTCTTGGGCTTGATGCCAATGGTTTTCCTGCTTCTGGACCAAAACCATGAACTACATTAATAACTCCTGGAGGAAAAACATCGGCTATTTTTTCCATTAACAATGTTGCTGATGACGGAGTTTGTTCTGCTGGTTTTAATATTACACAGTTACCTGTAGCCAATGCTGGTGGCAACTTCCACGATAACATTAAAAGAGGAAAGTTCCAAGGAATAATTTGCCCCACAACCCCCAAAGGTTCTTTAATGTTCATTGATAAGGTATTTTGATCAAGCTCTGTTGCACTTCCTTCTTCTGCTCTAATGGCAGCCGCAAAATAGCGCCAATGATCTACTGCCAAAGGAACATCAGCATTTAATGTTTCTCGTATTGGTTTTCCATTATCACAGGTTTCTACTAATGCAAACTCTTCTAAATTTGCTTCAATTATATCTGCTACTTTATTTAGCAATGAAGCTCGTTCTGCTGCTGAAGTGTTTCCCCAACTTTCCTTCGCTGCATTGGCTGCATCTAAAGCTAGTTCTATATCTTCTTTTTGTGATCTTGGATATTTTGC
Encoded proteins:
- the acs gene encoding acetate--CoA ligase, with protein sequence MSNYHVKTLEEYFQVYRKSVRNPELFWEEIAEEHFVWRKKWDTVLDYNFEKTEFKWFEGAKLNITENCIDRHLHIRGDKTAILFEPNNPKEEAQHISYKELHKRVCKFANVLKDHGIKKGDRVCIYLPMIPELAISVLACARIGAVHSVVFAGFSSTALATRVNDCEAKMVITSDGSYRGTKTIDLKSIVDEALEDCPTIENVLVAKRINSDIQLKEGRDKWLAPLLEEAYQDCVPEIMDAEDPLFILYTSGSTGSPKGMLHTTAGYMVYTAYTFKNVFNYKENDVYWCTADIGWITGHSYIVYGPLANGATTVMFEGVPSYPDFGRFWEIVEKHNINQFYTAPTAIRALAKENLEFVDSHNLSSVKVLGTVGEPINEEAWHWYNDNVGKKKSPIVDTWWQTETGGIMISPLPYITPTKPTYATLPLPGIQIALMDENGKEVKGNQVDGRLCIKYPWPSMARTIWGNHQRYKETYFSAFDDMYFTGDGALRDEVGYYRITGRVDDVIIVSGHNLGTAPIEDAINEHPAVAESAIVGFPHEVKGNALYGYVILKETGEVRNQDNLRKEINQIITEHIGPIAKLDKIQFTEGVPKTRSGKIMRRILRKIAHNELDNLGDVSTLLNPEVVQNIIDNRL
- a CDS encoding DUF779 domain-containing protein encodes the protein MQRVAITDAAKEIVKKLKKQHGELIFHQSGGCCDGSSPMIFPKDEMYLDESDILLGVLDEVPFYMNKDQYEYWKHTHLTIDITEGRGASFSLEIPLGVRFIIHSRLLQQEDES
- a CDS encoding tetratricopeptide repeat-containing sensor histidine kinase — protein: MNYLKKSIFLFVFTFLTDTFCFPLPLQEIKQNDSIKIWLKQAKSKKLDIKSKKKLLLKSYDCIINNKEKLPLELSSIAYEFYKLKDTTFFFKINKEALQLATQTKHTYAIGDAHWNYATYYIKLEFYDKGYYHLDKAFQNFIEKDFKDEASQILQGMSRIKGRFRDYTGAEILNIKAIKLFKELKNYKRLHTSYNHLAQLQFDIKEYDRALYYYEKAIKNYQKSTKKKYIAIYNNIGNVYKEIKNYKKALYYYNIELKNRLTPIQYSMVIDNRAHCKLLMNDIKNIKEDFFKSLSIRDSLKNKEGIVSSKIHISDYYKYIKDTTKALQYAKEANSLAKELKNGGDYLTTLKQLANLDKQNSKKHLDRYIEFNDSLISAERRIQNKFTRIEFETDEYIEETERLSQQRIWIIVTSFAGLLVLSLLYFLRVQKVRNEKLKLEAEQQKANEEVYVLTLQQQAKLEEERVNERNRISAELHDGVLGKLFGTRVNLGFLAMQMKPETQEKHQAFLDELQEIEKEIRDVSHRLSDNFDSTNINFTTILTQLLKDRSTIGNFSYKFNFDKTIPWNEINEVTKANVYRIIQEALQNIIKHAKAKNVTLDASFKREELIISLKDDGIGFNAEKKKKGIGIKNITARVQKLGGTLEFISKENQGTTLVIITPFNTKNGK
- a CDS encoding alkaline phosphatase PhoX — protein: MKNLLKLGFLGVCGAIALTSCDSDSTPSHGDSIELKAHSKTPNFLKLESEFSGVNIFPLLSSEDKLEDTPNFVYGSMADGAGLMRNSDGTYTLINNIEADYSIARIKLDKTFKPVHGEYILNADATASTAQCSGSLITEAEHGFGPLYLSGGEWGGASKGVFATDPLKNDSAASTPKMLTAMGQWSTENAVAIGKDAYADKTVVFIGDDHSDNEVPSGQLGMYVGDRGDLEGGKLYGLKVTDEGIAYEVDMKEGTTYNASFVELTEKNIDLLDAEAKEKGVMGFSRLEDIDWRRGSAKNNREIYFCVTGRKKDGLVGKGTIYGRVYKVELNENDPTGAAKITCVLDGDKLDGKAKAFHSPDNIVVTENYAYIQEDPNGYFDGEKNHAASLYQYNLKTGEVKKVLECDQVAASAQGYGASYQDKAWEITGMIDVSETIGVSNTFLLITQNHGWEPADGGAFTDPMANDAAETRKEGSQLYVVQGLDR
- a CDS encoding response regulator — encoded protein: MESKKYNALIIDDHPLISEAYKSAFAYIESQNENISFHIQIANNCGAADEIIETYSSSNRSIEIIFLDISLPPLEEKGILSGEDLGLIINEKLPESKIIISTTFNDNYRVHSILKNVNPDGFLVKNDITPVELVHAIEEVLNDPPYYSKTVMKMLRNQVSNEYFLDDLDRKILYELSIGNRVNKLPNILPLSLAAVQKRKRQMAKIFEVDNSDDRDLILIAKEKGFL
- a CDS encoding aldehyde dehydrogenase family protein; this encodes MSYTKPKFKDTYANFINGKFVSPLGGEYFENKSPVDNSIIAKYPRSQKEDIELALDAANAAKESWGNTSAAERASLLNKVADIIEANLEEFALVETCDNGKPIRETLNADVPLAVDHWRYFAAAIRAEEGSATELDQNTLSMNIKEPLGVVGQIIPWNFPLLMLSWKLPPALATGNCVILKPAEQTPSSATLLMEKIADVFPPGVINVVHGFGPEAGKPLASSPRIDKVAFTGETTTGQLIMQYASKNLNPVTMELGGKSPNIFFNSVMDEDDAFLDKAIEGAVLFAFNQGEVCTCPSRILVQEDIYDKFMERVVARTEAIVQKSPYDVNTMVGAQASNDQYEKIQAYIKIGKEEGAKVLCGGEVNTLEGELANGFYIKPTILEGHNKMRVFQEEIFGPVVCVTKFKDEAEALEIANDTMYGLGAGVWTRDAHQLYQIPRAIKAGRVWVNCYHAYPAHAPFGGYKKSGFGRENHLMMMDYYRQTKNMLISYDKNKLGFF